CTTCAATTTGAAATGCCTCATACTATATGTCAgcacagagagagagagagagagagagagagagagagagaggctCATCATTATTTATTGGatcatatattgtttttttaaactTGGATGACAAGATTATATTTATGTAAAATGTGTTCACACACTGTTGTATTTGCACCCACATTCATTTGatactaaatattttattggataattaaataattttcagtTCTAAAGAAGTTAGTATTTGCTATGTCACATTATCAGATTCATCAACCCACTCTTCAattattatttacttttattgtttttgtgttttatcATATCATCCAAGAATGTGAAGGAGGAGCCGAATAAAAATTTCTTCGGAATGAGATTCATATTATCACAACATTTGAATGCTGTTTGGGAGTTAATTCGAGGCTTGACAATGGGTTACATTAAAGGAGATGAGTATAAGGAAGGGTGGTTTCACATATTGGTAAGGATAATAGGACTGGCATTTCCTGGTTTTTCGGCTCATTGTCCCACAGAGTATGTCAACTCTATCAGACTTGGGAAGGAAAGCTCCATTCACATGTCTTCTATCTAAGAATTCTTGAAGCTCTCATGTATTATGGCTGCCTTGTTCTCTGCTCCCAAAGTTTGCTGGGTTTTGTCAGGTGTCTAAAATTCATACATGAATGCTTATGCCTGTAGTTCTTTTCTTTTGCAATGTTTTCCCTGTTATGTGATTTTTATGTCGGTGATAAAGAGTATGTTATAAATACCACTAAGTAAAAACTTGAAATAAATGTATCCATAACAAGATTTTGTTTAAAGCAATCATGGTATAAGTATCACCACATATTTTCATGTTACAAAGAAAGTTGTTATGAGGAAATACTTCCATGGTGAACAATCAACATCTAATTTAATTTCTAAACTATAATTAAAATAGAACCGGTAACAAAGGTATTTTATTCAAGTATCAGGTTTTGAACTTGTGACGTGTTTTTCTATTGAAGTGTCAAATTGTAAATACAGAGTGACAGTTCAACAGTCCTCATAACTATTACATATATATTTCCCCAAGAAAAACTACTGCATGCTCTCATTAACAGAGGTGCTTTATCATTCCATAACACAATGCTCTCAACAAGAAGAGTTTATCATTCTGAATTTCCATCAGTAACCCTCATACCAAAATGAAAATATTGGTGTCCAAAGAATGAGAAAAGGCGCGAGAAGGAATAACGTCTAGTACTACACTATAGTGGAATCTCCATCTTTTGGCATCATATAAAATTGAACACATTGACCAATTACTTCAATCTTAAATTCACTTAAATAGGTCCATGGTGGCATCAGACCGTGTGAGCTGATTGGATCGCCTTCAGGTCTAAATTTTTCAGTCTCAAAACAGACTCTACATGTCCTCTGAGTGTGTGCAACTCCCCCAGCCTGCAATGGATTTTAGAATTTAAATTAGAAAAATGCTTGGGGTACCAGTACCTCCAATTTTTAACCAATAACAACTTTGTTTATGGAGAAGGACTTGCCAAGTAATAGTGTTGGCTAAATATTAGAGATCATTGAAGAGACGGTTAAGAAGATGATAACTAATGAGCCAAAATTAAGTCTACGGTGCACAATTAAGGTAGTGTTGTACTATGAACAAGTTTGTTTTTTACCACTGAATCAATAAGTTTCGTCATATCTCACTTGATCAAATGGTGGGACTTATTAATCCAATGGTAAAAACAAACTTGTGTATGATACAACACTATCTCATTTATGAATGATAGAACTAGCCCAAAACTAAATGTACCTGGCTATTTCAGCACGTCGTCTGGCCTGCTCAGCTATTAGAGAAGACCGCCTTCCACTGACCTCCAAGCCCGAGGACATCTGATTTAGTCCTTGCAGACTTCCCTGTGAAAGAACCCACTTTGCTGCCCTATCTTTCGTCCCATAGTCTTTCTTAGATGTAAAAGCAGTCTGTAGAAATACACAAATCAATAAACATTACACAACTTGCAGGGGCTTATCTTATTGGGAAAAAATTATAAGGTCAAAATGGAAGAATTATTTATTGACCTTTCTGTCAAATAGGAGATTCCAAGCTTCTCCGCTCAAGGCATAGCGCACTGTGAACTTAATGATGTCCAAGGGTACATAGAATATTAAACTAAATAACCATATAACACCAGCCCATTCCCATCCAATCCCTTGAATTTCAGCAAAACTGATATTTGCATAGACTGCAATTAAGGTGGCCACCTGATCCATATAAACCAATCCATTATTCAATGACGACAAATATTCTGAATTTCCTAATTGGATTCACTTAATGGACATATTAAAGCACTTTGTAGGAGCTAgctacatatatttataaccgTACCAGTTGAGCTATTACAAAGGCACAAATCAATAAAGTTCCAGGTCTCTCTAGAAATGACCAACCACGGCTACGAGTAACAAAAATTAGAGCCTGGCTAATGATGCTAACTTGGAGATATACAGCCGACGAAACTTTCTCACTCTCACTGGATAGAGAGGTTACATGGAAGTAGGTCTGCAACAACACATTATTTAGCTTAAAGAAGTTGGTCAAATgaaatcaaattttcatttgagggttgaaaataaatagagaaaCATATAGTATTGTACCTCAAAGAAAGTGGTCTCAACTACTGCCCAGTAGAACAGGACAGTAACCAAAGCAAGGTAAGTGCCAATCACTACTCCTGTTGCAAATATCTCAGGCAGTTTCCAACTGTCAGGTGTTGGGGACGGCTTTACTCTGTCTTTAGCTATGGTCATGATAGTACCTAATTAAAAACGATTACATATCAGTGTATCAATAATTTGTTGCCTAATCGTTTTTATGTCCATGATTTGTTATATCTTCTAGTCTGTAAACAGTTCTGATATTCCTTTGTTACTTAAATGTAGGGATCAAAACAAAACTGTTTCTGTTAAAAACTACTGCGAAATATTTATTTCCTATAGTAAAGTAGagataactaaattttaaaataaggaaaGTCACTTGTAATATTATTAGACCTCTTATTACAGAACAATATAAGAAGAGAGTGCAAAAATAACTATAGCAGTTCTTTATGgatttatgttttatttattcttaATTGTATCAGGTATGTGTAATTATATTTAAGAGTAAATAAGGAATACCAAGGGAAAATGGGTTATTAGGATGTAATTGAGTGGTTATTGGAAGGGAGAGACCAAACTCTCTAATTCTTGGTAGAGAACCATTGTAACCAGTCTGATGTATCCACTTTGGCAATTCTTTTATTATGTGTAATTCTATTTCATGTTGTAATCCTGCCCTATTATCAATAAAAGTCAGCTTcctttattaaattatattctATTTCGTGCCAGTTCTAACACTGGTACTAGAGCAGTAAGATCTTCGGGATTAGATGTTTTCAATGTGAGGCGTTGAGTCGCATATGGCGATTCTGGAATCTGGAACATGGGACTGAGGGGCTGTTATCCATGAGGGAAAATGTGGAAAAAAAAGCCTTGAACAAGAGAGGATGGAGCGGTTGGAAACTAGAAGGCCATTTGAAGGAACTGATGGAGACGGTGTGACACAAACTACAATTCGTCCTAATCAGAATGACAATTCTGGTGAAGGAAGACAAGCAAACAATGAAGGTGGTGTTCGAGGTCATAGAGAAAGGAAAGGAGAAAGTGACTATGGGATAGTTATTGAGTTGTTATGGGAGGGAGAGACCAAGCTCTCGAGTTTTTGGATGGTAGATAAAGACTCTCGAATTTCTTGGACAAGAACTTCCTTGTAACAATAgacaatattttttcttttttccttggTTTATGTGTGAATTTATGCATTCTCCAGCGTGTGTGATTCTGTTTCTGTTGTAAAATATTCTACCATCAATAAAAGTTAGTTTCTACAATTAAATTgtatttcggtaccagtttctAACAAATACCTAgaattttctatttttggttATGGCATCCTCATGTTAGTTTCCACATCAACTGATTTGCAGTAGTCAAGACTCGAGTTATAGGGAACTCGCTGACTTAACCACCAGATCAATGCCTTTGGTTGCGATATCTAAGATTTTGTGTCTACCGACTATAGTTAAACTAGTATTTTACATCAAACATCCTGGTTATTTCTGATCAATTGTAGTCAGTCTAACTTACATTCCATTTGTGAAATAAACAATTTCACAACTTGACTTGTGACCTTCAAGTCATATGGCAACAACTACAACAGTTGCACCAAAGTTCCCTTTCCGATGTTAGAATTTTATATCTTAGCAAAATTTACTCCACTGGGCAGGTCAGTCCTCTTGGGTTATAAAGCTTGAGATTTTATATCCATTGGGTTGCTAGATTCATATATCTTTGGCAAAATTTACTCTTTTATGAACATACAATATACAGTGGAGATGTTCTAAAAACCAACGGGAAAATAGGAGAAATTCTGCATAACTTTGAAATGCGTATAATCTTCACTTTTATATTGTCATAAAGTCACAAAACCGTTGAGTATATAGTTTTCATCGACCATTTAGGTATGTATTTacagaagaaaaggaaaatagaaGACAATTTTCAGGGTTTATGTCTGTACTCCCAGGAATTGAAAAAATTATCTGTGATGTATTACCATCATTTAGGATTGCAATGATCAGGACCATGAAGGGTGGAAAATCATACTCCCAGATTAATGCTAGGAGCACAAAACCAAGCTGCAAGAGGGCATAGTTTGACAAGTTATATGTAAGTACACAGGGACTTATATTCAGTTCAAGTTTAAGATTATGTGAAACAAAGCATGGAAAATAACATTGAAATAGGAAATAGGAACTTATCTCACCACTATCCTTATGGTGATGGAGACTGCATATATCTGCAGTCATGACAACTGTCAAatgtatttcaaataaataataataaaatcatGAAAGACTGGTAATTGAGCTATTACTGAGCATTTATAATGACTGGTGGCCTGAACAATATATTTACCTTTATGATGCTATTTTCTGCGAGTCATGCTTTGATGTTCAGGCTATTTAATATAGAGGAGTGCTAGGAACACTCACTCTTTAATTGGGGGAAACTCGTGTGAGTCTCACCACTTTATGTGCGACATATTTCCAACGTGAGAGACCCATATTAATTTCAACAAATTAAAGAGTGAGTGTTCCTAGCAAGATAGAtttcttatatgataatatagAGGAAAAGAAGAGTTTGCATACTCAACTGTATAATTTTTCATCCTTTGAAATATAGCTCGGCTAGTTAACACAGCGCTAATAATAACACTTAACCCAGGCTCGGTCAAGACTATATCAGCAGCATTTCTTGCAGCATCTGTAGCATCTGACACAGCTATTCCAATATCCGCTTTCTTCAATGCTGGGGCATCATTTACTCCATCTCCAGTCATTCCAACAACATGTTGCTTTTCTTGTAAAATCTTGACTATTTCATATTTGTGTTCTGAAAGTATGCATCGATAAACTAATCATTAAACAGATTCGGTGAATTAGAAGAATTTAGGCAGATGATCACTTCTTATTTGGATGGAAAATATGAAATCATTCTGACTATGGATAAACCGTTAAATTATCCATATTATCTGGAATTATAGGTTATTGGAATCTGAAAGATGGAACAAAGATCAATTGCACAAGATTTTTTGCTGAGAGGACATAATTTTGACCATCTAGTTCATGAATGGTGTATCATTCTCTTTATTGTTTGCTGGGATGGTGAGGTATAAGTCTCTTTATTTGTTTACTTTATGTTTGtagttatttattattctgacATAATGGAAATGATAGGAAAGAAAAGAGTGAAATATATGATCTgaatgaaaaaacacaatatcaaaataaaataccaGGAAATACACCAGCAAATCCATCTGCCTTTTCAATGAGTTCGTCTACTGGGAGAGCTTCATTCGCATCTTTGTTGCGACCCAACAAAGATGAAGAAGGGTACATATTTGTCCCCATGCCTAGTCTTCTGCCTGTCTCCTTTGCAATAGCCAACTGATCCCCTGCATTGCCATGTAAACTGGCTCATCAAGACTTCAACATTTCAAATGAGCATATGTAAACAAAATTAGCAGACATAGTATTGTTTAACCACTTCATTGGAAAATATGCATTATTTTGTGTGTTGTAGACAAGGTTCCAACAGAGAGAAAATTGTAAAATTAAGTCGTCATGCTATCAATCACGACTTGCATATTCACTAGGAAATGAAACAAAGGAAAAACTATTCAACAAATTCtagaaataaaacattttattttatgcataAAAAGTAACAAGTGACTAAACTTCAGTCTTATGTCCTATCATTGGATTTTCATTATTACCTGTAATCATCTTAACACAAACTCCAAGGTTAAGTGCTCTTCGGATGGTCTCAGCACTATCGTGTCTCGGTGGATCAAACAAAGGCAATAAACCACAAAAAGTCCACGGACTTCCAAGGCTATCCTTGGATTTTTCAGGAACTTCCTGAAAGAGTTATAACCTATCTAGGTAAGACATATTAATAATCAATGTTTTATCTACTTGCGCTAAAAATTAACGTTGACTTAGAGAATTTGCCACCATCTCATGAGGGGTGAAAGCAAATGAATGGTTTTCTATCAAACATTCTAATTTTTATGTAAGTTATGACTGCGTCTTCTAGTTTGGAAACTTCTATCTTTTTAGCAGGAAAGGAAAagacagcaggataacagtctGCTATACCTGAAAAGCAACCGCAAGAGATCGCAATCCCCTTGCAGCAAAGTTGTCTATGATTGCATGCACTTTTCCGGCAATTATGTCTTTCTCTTGGCACATATTTAGAATCTGATattcaggaaaaaaaaacatttcagCCATACTACACCAagataaaaaaagttattatatgaaagaaattaaagaaaaagaaaatgacgGTGAAATAAGATTAACATTTCAAATTTGTTAAttcaaaagattttttttcatttgaaaaggGCTCCTCTGAGAAAACGGTGCTTTAGATTTGATACCTGTTCTGGAGCTCCTTTGCTGGCCCTGTAAAAGTTGCCATCAGAATCAATGTATGTTAATGCTGTACGTTTGTCTACGGGATTGAATGGTAGAAAATGAACTTCAGTGATGTTTGCACGAGCCTGCATAGTAAAAGGGAAAATTACTTTTCTTTCATTAATATGCCATT
This genomic interval from Trifolium pratense cultivar HEN17-A07 linkage group LG6, ARS_RC_1.1, whole genome shotgun sequence contains the following:
- the LOC123889514 gene encoding ATPase 10, plasma membrane-type isoform X1, which produces MAEELDKPLLDPDNFNREGIDLERIPLEQVFEQLKTSPRGLSSDDAEARLHIFGPNKLEERKENKILKFLSFMWNPLSWVMEAAALMAIVLANGGGEGPDWQDFVGIVCLLVINSTISFIEENNAGTAAAALMARLAPRTKVLRDGQWQEDDAAILVPGDIISIKLGDIIPADARLLEGDPLKIDQSALTGESLPVTKKTGDEVFSGSTCKHGEIEAVVIATGVHSFFGKAAHLVDSTEVVGHFQKVLTSIGNFCIFSIAIGMILEIIVMFPVEHRSYRDGINNLLVLLIGGIPIAMPTVLSVTLAIGSHRLSQQGAITKRMTAIEEMAGMDVLCSDKTGTLTLNRLSVDQNLIEVFNNNMDKDMIVLLAARAARLENQDAIDAAIVNMLADPKEARANITEVHFLPFNPVDKRTALTYIDSDGNFYRASKGAPEQILNMCQEKDIIAGKVHAIIDNFAARGLRSLAVAFQEVPEKSKDSLGSPWTFCGLLPLFDPPRHDSAETIRRALNLGVCVKMITGDQLAIAKETGRRLGMGTNMYPSSSLLGRNKDANEALPVDELIEKADGFAGVFPEHKYEIVKILQEKQHVVGMTGDGVNDAPALKKADIGIAVSDATDAARNAADIVLTEPGLSVIISAVLTSRAIFQRMKNYTIYAVSITIRIVLGFVLLALIWEYDFPPFMVLIIAILNDGTIMTIAKDRVKPSPTPDSWKLPEIFATGVVIGTYLALVTVLFYWAVVETTFFETYFHVTSLSSESEKVSSAVYLQVSIISQALIFVTRSRGWSFLERPGTLLICAFVIAQLVATLIAVYANISFAEIQGIGWEWAGVIWLFSLIFYVPLDIIKFTVRYALSGEAWNLLFDRKTAFTSKKDYGTKDRAAKWVLSQGSLQGLNQMSSGLEVSGRRSSLIAEQARRRAEIARLGELHTLRGHVESVLRLKNLDLKAIQSAHTV
- the LOC123889514 gene encoding ATPase 10, plasma membrane-type isoform X2 → MWNPLSWVMEAAALMAIVLANGGGEGPDWQDFVGIVCLLVINSTISFIEENNAGTAAAALMARLAPRTKVLRDGQWQEDDAAILVPGDIISIKLGDIIPADARLLEGDPLKIDQSALTGESLPVTKKTGDEVFSGSTCKHGEIEAVVIATGVHSFFGKAAHLVDSTEVVGHFQKVLTSIGNFCIFSIAIGMILEIIVMFPVEHRSYRDGINNLLVLLIGGIPIAMPTVLSVTLAIGSHRLSQQGAITKRMTAIEEMAGMDVLCSDKTGTLTLNRLSVDQNLIEVFNNNMDKDMIVLLAARAARLENQDAIDAAIVNMLADPKEARANITEVHFLPFNPVDKRTALTYIDSDGNFYRASKGAPEQILNMCQEKDIIAGKVHAIIDNFAARGLRSLAVAFQEVPEKSKDSLGSPWTFCGLLPLFDPPRHDSAETIRRALNLGVCVKMITGDQLAIAKETGRRLGMGTNMYPSSSLLGRNKDANEALPVDELIEKADGFAGVFPEHKYEIVKILQEKQHVVGMTGDGVNDAPALKKADIGIAVSDATDAARNAADIVLTEPGLSVIISAVLTSRAIFQRMKNYTIYAVSITIRIVLGFVLLALIWEYDFPPFMVLIIAILNDGTIMTIAKDRVKPSPTPDSWKLPEIFATGVVIGTYLALVTVLFYWAVVETTFFETYFHVTSLSSESEKVSSAVYLQVSIISQALIFVTRSRGWSFLERPGTLLICAFVIAQLVATLIAVYANISFAEIQGIGWEWAGVIWLFSLIFYVPLDIIKFTVRYALSGEAWNLLFDRKTAFTSKKDYGTKDRAAKWVLSQGSLQGLNQMSSGLEVSGRRSSLIAEQARRRAEIARLGELHTLRGHVESVLRLKNLDLKAIQSAHTV